The sequence below is a genomic window from Paenibacillus sp. DCT19.
GTTTGTAATTGTGGAAGGCAAGGGCGATATGCTTGCAGCAGAGGTGCGACGATTCTATGAGCAAGCGGCCAATGGGATGAAATCTGGCTATCCGGATGTACATTCAGGTACGATGGCGAGTCTTCAAGAACTAGCTGGTGTACCTTCTGCGGCGGCATATACAGCATCCTTGGTGCGTACACTACGTAACCATTATCCTTCGTCAGAAACGAGCCGAGTATTGACTGTGAACCGGGACACGGTTGAACAGACGATGCAGCAGATGAAGTTACGTTATGATTAGGGAGTTTTCAGACACGACCTAGATTGATATAGATTCATTAGATTGGAATACACTGACTTGGAATTGGTTAATAGAGATGATATGATGTGATTTCGGAAGGAGAGTGACAGAATGGAAACATTGAGATATACATTTGAATACGAGGTTGTATCTTCGGGCGAAAAGTCTGAATTCAGCCAAATGGGTACAAGTAAAGAAGAAGCTGCGGCGTTGATTATTGCACGAATTGCTGACTTGGAGTTTACGGGTGAGGAAGATATTAAGCTAGGCGATCTCATCGCGATTAGCAAACAGGTTGGCGACAACTATGTTGCCTGTGAAGGGTGCGCTTCTTAAGTAAATGTCTTGCACTGATAGGTTCTAATAATAAGCAGGTCTCTGGTATAGAGGCTTGCTTTTTTTGTTGTGAAACGCGCGAAAAATGAAAAATAATTCATATTTGAAAAATATTTTTTTGCAAAAATGCGAGAAAAGCTCTTTTTCGCGGAAAATGTCGAAAATGTTCAGAATCCGTTCAGAGCTGACAGGTATACTCTTCTCACAAAAAGAAAGAGAAGGGAAGTTTCAAATATGAGAAAAAAGGATCGCCAGAAGCGCTCTAAGCTCCTGAGACAAATAGGGATTGTAGCCTTAACATTCCTTATGGTCTTGGGTTTGTTGCCAGGTCTATTTCAACAAGGAGTTGTACAGGCAAGAAGTTGTTATGAGATGACGGAAATCGATTCAAATAATGTAGAATGGAATCTCATTAGTACTCCTGAAGAGCTGTACTGCGTGGGAGAAGACGCAAACGGTAATTATAAGCTGAAGAATGATATTTCTGAAGCAGATATGAGCACGTTTTTAAACGGAGGATCTTGGACACCGATTGCCTATGAGGTAGAAGATGAGTCTGAACCTTTTACAGGCAGGTTTGATGGTAACGGTTATTCAATCTCCGGTTTGAAAACAACAGATGAAAATCAGAATGATGTAGGGCTGTTCTCTGATTTGTATGATGCTGAGGTTAAAAATCTTATATTAAATAATGTATCCTTTACAGGGAATGCGTCGGTAGGTGGGCTTGCAGGTAGTATATCAAATTCTCGTATTGAGGGTGTGCATATCAGTGGGAATATACAAGGCAATAGAAGAGTAGGGGCATATCAGGGGTTTCTAATAACAGTGAATATATTAATAATAGTACTGACGTTGTGGTGAGCACTATAGATGAGTATGGCGAATCACTCGGGGACTATTTGGAGAACTTTACGAGAGCACAATCATCGCAAATGCTGCTGAAGGTACAGTGAGTGGTTATCAGACAATAGGTGGACTGATCGGAGAGTCGAATGATAATACCATTCGTCAGAGCTACGCTTCAGGACAGGTAATAGGGAACTATCAGGTTGGTGGCTTGATTGGTGAACTTAATTATGAATCTGAATCTGAACTGAACCAGACTATTGAAGACAACTATGTGGTTGGTTCAATGAAAACTTATGCTGCAGGTGAGGATGAATTTTCTGCTGAGACTATTGGAGGCTTAATTGGAGAAGTAAGAAAAAATGGTCGTAATGATGACATCCAAGTAATTATTCAGAATAATTACGTTGCTGCATCCCTCGAAGTTGACCTTTCTAATGGTGTATCATCACCTATTGATGATCAGACGATAGGGTCAGTCATCGGCAAAGTGAAAGGCCCAACTAATCAAGTGACTTTTTTCGGTAATTATTTTGATTTGAACAAAATTGATACGAACCAGCAGAATGGTTCTGATTATGCAATGGGTCTTACTACTGAGCAGATGAAACAACAATCTAATTTCAGTGGATGGGATTTCGATGAGGTTTGGACATTCAGACAACGTATTAATGATGGGTATCCGATCTTGCGTTCATCCAAGCTGATGACTGCACCGACTCCGCCACTGCCAGATCCGACAATACACTTCCTGTCTCCATACCCTTTGTACGGAACAGTTACTCAATCCACATCTAAAGTTACAGTGAAGGTGAGTGAGCCTGGTAGATTTTACTTTGACAACGATGTGTGGGACATGTTTAATGATCAGTTGACAAAAGAAGATACCAAGTTAAACGCTATGAACAAACAAACCTATGTGGATTTAGCTGCGAATGAAGAAAAAACGTTCTTGTTTACAGGTTTGGATGAGAACACATTGTATCGATTGTACCTGGCTGTTGAAGATGTGAATGGTCAACTCGTAGATATGGGATCTAATATTTATCCAACACCTGCAAACTATACTCCTCTTCCGCAAAATGTAGTCGCTACACCGGGTGATGGTCAGTCTGCCCTTGAATGGACTGAAGAACCAGAAGTAGAATATCGCGTGTATATGTACCAAGGTACGGAGGCACCAAAAGATCCAGATCTGTGGACCAATGTAACGGACAGTTACATCGATGGATATATCGGTGGGCTGACGAATGGTGAATCTTATGTGTTTGCAGTTAGATCGTATGCTTCCGATGAAATGAATTCAGATTATGTTGCGTCTAACGTTGTAACTCCGCAAGAGGAGAATACAGGCGGTGGTAATGATGGTGGTGGTGGATCTAATCCAGATCCAGACCCAGACCCAGACCCGAATTTTCCTGTACCGCAGCACGTAGTGGCAACAAAGGGAGATAAAAAGGTTACGTTAACTTGGGATCCAATTTTAAACGGGTACGCTTCAGTTTATATGTACGAAGGTTCATCAGCACCGATAGATCCTTCACAATGGATTCTTGTTTCTACGGAAATTATGAATAATAGTTGGGAAATTAAAGACCTTAAAGAAGGCGAAAAATATATATTCGCTGTTAAAGCTGTATATGATGGTGGCGAATCGGAATATGGAATTTCTAATTCAGTGAAGATTAACATCACTCCATCCAATCCAGAAACACCGGGTAATGGGGGAGGCGGGGGAGTTATTACACCTACTCCGGTAACGCCAACACCGTCACCAGCACCTGTGACAACGAGTCCTGCGCCAACTACTCCACAAGCTCCACAAAAAGAAGTAATCAAAGTGGATGTAGCAAATGGGAATCAGGCGTCAACGATTGCTTCCTTGGAGATTAGTCGTACACGGGGCACAGATGGCACGGTGAAGGATGAGCTTCTGCTTGATCAGAGCAAGACCCAAACCATTATTGATCAATTGAAACAGACAGGCTCCCGCACAGCGGTTGTCTTGATTCCAGATACGAAAGATGAAGTATCACAGTGGGACCTTAATCTCTCTCCACAATCGTCAGCAATGCTGGCTGAGCAAGGTGTGGATCTCGTTATTTCCAATCCAAACGTGAAGATTACTATACCGGCAAGTTCTTTGCTCGGACGTACAGATGATATTTATTTCCGTCTGGTACCGGTGAAAAAAGAGACTGAACGTTCAGAAATCCAAACGAGAGTGCAAAGCAATGAGACAATTACTCAAGTTGTAGGCACAACGAATATTCAGATTCTCGGTCGTCCAATGACGATCGAAACGAATCTGCAGAGCAGACCTGTAACGCTCGTATTACCTGTTGAGGCTAGTCAGATCGCAGGTGTGAATTCTGAAGAGCTGGGTGTATACATTGAGCATAGCGACGGTACGAAGGAGCTTGTACACGGTAAACTCGTTACGATAAACAATGATGATCAACAAGGCATTGAGATTCAAGTCAACAAATTCAGTACGTTCTCCGTTGTTAAAGTGAAGGACTGGACGGACAACAGCTTGAAAGCTCAGCCATATATTCAAGGATATGCAGATGGTAGTTTCCGACCAGAGCGTAATGTAACTCGCGCAGAAATGGCAACATTAATTACGCGTATTACAGGAGCATCTACATTGGAAGCCAGTCATCCTTTTACAGACGTGAACTCCAGTCACTGGGCAGATGCAGCTATCTCAGCAGCAGCTCAATCCAGTTATGTTCAAGGCTACACGGACGGCAGCTTCAAGCCAAATCAAGCGATTACTCGTGCGGAAATGGCTGCTCTATTACAGCCGTTGGTAACATCTGACCAGATGAAGACTGTGCCGACAGCATTTACTGATGTGAACGGGCATTGGGCACAGCAGGCAGTAGAACAATTGAGTTCAGCTGGAGTAGTTACCGGTTATGCAGATGGCACGTTCCGTCCAAGTCAGCCGATCACTCGCGCTGAAGCCGTAACGATGCTGAATAAGCTGATTGGTCTTCAAGCTGCAACGAATGCAGCGGGACAGTGGTCGGATGTACCTGCCACACATTGGGCATATGCAGCGATTGAGGCAGCTTCTATCCGCCAATAGATCGTTACAATTTATCGATATAATCTCATAATAATCAAATGCAAAGAGATATCTATCAGTCATTCGGCTGGAGATATCTCTTTTTTTTACACTTATATTGTGAAGCATCGGGCTTAAAGAGGTCTGACACATTTATTTATGTTGTCCCTCGCTGATGAGAGTTGTTCTTAGGGTGGAAAGACTTTAAGAATCATAGGGGTCTTTAATAAGGTGGCCAGAGTAATTTCCTTGCCGTCTCGTACCGCTCAGCTACTGCAGGCCAGTAGACGACCTTCCACCAATCCTCAATATATTTTTGCGTTCATTCTGGTGCTTCAGATAATAAGCATGCTCCCACACATCCAGAGGAAGGAGCGGAACAATGTCGGATTGAGATAGGTTCTGATGCTTCTCTGCTTGCAAAATTTCAAGACGATGTGCCCGCGGACTCCAGACAAGCATAGCCCATCCACTGCCTTCTACTTTGTTTGCCGCTTCGGTGAATTGGTTCTTGAATGCTTCATAACTGCCAAAATCACGTTTGATCTGTTCAGCAAGCATGCCGGACGGTTTGCCACCACCCTGGGGACTCATAATCGTCCAGAAAATGGTATGCAGGTAATGACCTGCCCCGTTAAAGGCAAGCTCCCGTTCCCAATGTTTTACGAGTTCAAAATTGTTTTTCTTTCTGGATTCCGCTAATTTTTTCTCAGCCGTATTTAATCCATCCACATAGGACTGATGATGCTTATCATGATGAATGCGCATGGTCAGCTCATCAATATGTGGCTCTAAGGCATTGTATGCATAAGGCAGTGGTGGCAGGGTATGTCCGCCAATCGGTACAGGGCGTTCCTTAACAGGTGGTGTTGCAGCTACGGAAGTGGTGGTGCTATCGCTTGTTTGTGTGGGGGCTGAGTGAATTGCTGGAGAGTTTTGAGTCTGAGTAGCAGATGCAGAAGCATTAGAGGTTTCTTTAGCCGATGTAGCTGCAGGCTTCTCTACACTTTCTCGTTGGGATGATTGAAGGAGACTGTCCAGCGTAAAAGGGGGATCCGCTGCAGAGTCTCTCAAGGGTCCGGGCCCACGAAGTGTATCTAACACACCAAGGAAATACTCCGATTCTCGAATAAAATGCAGAATAATAGCTTTGGCAGAGGGCACGGCCTGCACCGCAGCACTCTGCTCCAATAAAACATAGAGTTGCCGGATGAACTCTCTGGATTGTGCTATGCTCGCAGACACTAACTGTTCTACACTACGAAGAATATAGGGGCGGGAGCATGAGTTCCAGGTAACACTTGTTTGATTAGCTGGTTAGCTGTGTGTTCACTGTTTGAAAATGCTACTTCCCATTCCTCCAGTAGTTTGACATATTCAGGTTCAAGGTCAGGTACAAGTGTACGAATAACAAGGGTGTGTTCTTTCTCTTGTTCTTTCCAGAAACGAATTTCTTCTAATATACGCAGGGGTAAGAGTGGTCCATATCCTTTCCATTGCATATCCAAGCATCCTCCCGTCATTGATATGATTCCGAATCCATTTCACCTTTAACATCGAGATGGGGCTAAAACAGCCAGATCTCTTTATCCTCGAACATGTCGTGCATAGCCATCGCAACAATATATTCATTAATGATGTTGTCCTATGTATATAAAAAAAGAGCCCCATAAGGGCTCATTCGTAGTTCGTATTCAGGCGCGATACACTTCAGGGCATGAACATTAATATCGATCCAGATCATCACTGGTGGTCTTCGTTACATGGCTCAGGAAGGTTGATACGCGGCGCAGGTATTCTTTGGGATGCTCACGGAAGATTAACTCATGGTGGGAACCGTCCACGATCCATTCCTCTGAATTCGGATTGGTTTGATTGGCGGCGAGTAGCTCCGCGATTGGATAAGGCGCCTTCTCGTCTTCCGTACCGTGAATGAAGAAAATCGGGAAAGGATAATCCTCTTTTTTGACCTCTTGATACGGAATTTGCTGTAATCCAGTGCCGTTCAGAACCGGGAACAACAGCTTCATAATCTCAAGTGTAGGTTGGCGCGGAAGATCGATCTGATTATGAATGTTGTGATACAGCGTATCTGGTTCAAGTAAAAATGTGCTGTCCAGAATCATCGCATCAACATCCTCGGTAAGAAGGCCTGTCTGTAATGCTGTGCCTGCACCCATGGAGAATCCCCATACGACGAGCTCCTCAGCACCTCGTTGCTTCGCCGTTTGAATGGCGCCCAGCAATTGTTGTGATTCCGCTTTGCCGCCTGTAGCGACGGCTTTATTCACCTGAGATGCAAAACCATAATCGAACATAATGACGTTAAATCCAAGTTGGTGCGCATAATGGGCAAGGTCATACATCGGAACCCAGGTTTCCTCACGGTTGGCACCATAGCCATGACTGAAGATAATCGTTTTGTTCACATCTTTGTCGGCAGGAATGTACCAGCCCTGCATCGTTCGGCTTCCGTCTGCCGCAGGGAATGTTATGTCTTCGTACTTCATATTCCTCGCTTGCATCGGATTAGAGAAGACAGGGGCTACCGTTGGGTTGGATAAGACCCAGGCGATGTAACCGTGTAGTGCAATAAAACAAAAGAGTAGAAAAAATACCACGGAGAGCAGCAACGCTACGATAATATGCTTGAACCGAATCAGCCTTGGCGATAACGAAGTAGGCAGATCGGACACTTTCGTTTGCAGCGGGGCTTCGCTCTGGGATGTCGAATACATGATTGCCCCTCCTTATAAGTTCAGATGAAATTGAGGATAACAACGAGAACCATCAACCCATATACGTAGTTCCTAAGTCACAGGAACGAATGATACAAATGCATAATCTATCTTTATCGTATGTTCCTATATAACCAAAGTCAATTGATTGGCAGCATTTGTTACGCAATTGTTATATAGTCCTGAGAGGATCTGGTTAACATTTCCTAAGCGTACAAATCGCGGAATATTTAGTCTTATAAAAAGGAGAATATTGCCCCTTTTTAGTTTACAGATGAGATCGTTTCTCATATAATTTATGTAACCAAGTTTCATGTGATGAAACATGAGGAGGCTTAGTGTCATGGAAGACCGCAAGTTGACCGTCAGGGCTGTGGAACGAGCCTTGGATATATTATTGTGCTTCACAACTCGGAGTGATCTGGGGCTTACCGAGATTGCAAGCCAGATTGGTCTGCACAAAAGCACGGTGCACCGGCTGATGGCAACCTTGGAAGAACGGGGATTTGTTATCCGGGATGCAGCTACCGAGAAGTATCGGCTTGGCATCCGCATCTGGGAGCTGTCCGCTCATATGTCCCGTAGTGATGACCCAGCTATCCTTCTTCTTCCTGCGATGGAGCGTCTGAGAGATCGACTCGGGGAGACGGTTAGCTTGTATTTGCGGGATGGCAGTGAACGGATTCGGATTCAGGCTGTTCAGAGCGATCAGGCTATACGGCGTGTAGCTCCTGTTGGTGTGCGCCTTCCTTTATCCGTAGGTGCGTCCAGTAAGGTGCTAATGGCCTTTGCTACGGAAGAGGATCGTGAGGAGCTGATGAATGGGCCGGAGTGGCCTGTCTTTATCGATCCTAAGGTCTATCTCGCGCAGATGAAGGATATTCTGGAGCATGGTTATGCAACGAGCTATGAGGAGCGTGAACCGGGAGCTGCGGCGGTATCTGTACCGATTATGGATCGCAAAGGCCAAATCGCTGCTGCATTGTCTGTATCAGGACCTGTCAGCCGTCTATCACAAGAGACGTTACATGAGTATGCACCCGTGTTGAAAGAAGCAGCTGCTCAGATGGGCTTGATGTTATCTTAACGAGTTTGTTCAACCACAACGCTCTTATGGAACATATATGTCATGATGAATCTGCTGATTCTGGAACATAAAGGTTGTTTTTCGTTCTCGGTTGAGCTATCCTGATATGGACAGCCCAGCCGGGCTTGATGAATTGAATATGACACTGCGGTATACTTGCCGCAACTTGTTAACGTTACTAGGGGAGTCCGAATTGTCCGGACTGAGACGGAATCGCATGAGATTCTGGACCCTTTGCACCTGATCTGGATCATACCAGCGTAGGGAAGTAATCGGCCAATCAACCACGAACATCAATGGGATGTAACCTATGGCTGAACTCAATTAGAGTTCGGTAATCGGTACATCATTGGTGATGGACATAGCCGGTTCCCTCGGGAACCGGCTTTTTTTATATACAGTGAGCAGAGACAAGATTTAGACTTCAGAGTTACTTTCGTAAAAAGAGCGGAGGTAGGTATCTGTTGTGGAATCT
It includes:
- a CDS encoding ZmpA/ZmpB/ZmpC family metallo-endopeptidase-related protein, yielding MRKKDRQKRSKLLRQIGIVALTFLMVLGLLPGLFQQGVVQARSCYEMTEIDSNNVEWNLISTPEELYCVGEDANGNYKLKNDISEADMSTFLNGGSWTPIAYEVEDESEPFTGRFDGNGYSISGLKTTDENQNDVGLFSDLYDAEVKNLILNNVSFTGNASVGGLAGSISNSRIEGVHISGNIQGNRRVGAYQGFLITVNILIIVLTLW
- a CDS encoding S-layer homology domain-containing protein codes for the protein MSGYQTIGGLIGESNDNTIRQSYASGQVIGNYQVGGLIGELNYESESELNQTIEDNYVVGSMKTYAAGEDEFSAETIGGLIGEVRKNGRNDDIQVIIQNNYVAASLEVDLSNGVSSPIDDQTIGSVIGKVKGPTNQVTFFGNYFDLNKIDTNQQNGSDYAMGLTTEQMKQQSNFSGWDFDEVWTFRQRINDGYPILRSSKLMTAPTPPLPDPTIHFLSPYPLYGTVTQSTSKVTVKVSEPGRFYFDNDVWDMFNDQLTKEDTKLNAMNKQTYVDLAANEEKTFLFTGLDENTLYRLYLAVEDVNGQLVDMGSNIYPTPANYTPLPQNVVATPGDGQSALEWTEEPEVEYRVYMYQGTEAPKDPDLWTNVTDSYIDGYIGGLTNGESYVFAVRSYASDEMNSDYVASNVVTPQEENTGGGNDGGGGSNPDPDPDPDPNFPVPQHVVATKGDKKVTLTWDPILNGYASVYMYEGSSAPIDPSQWILVSTEIMNNSWEIKDLKEGEKYIFAVKAVYDGGESEYGISNSVKINITPSNPETPGNGGGGGVITPTPVTPTPSPAPVTTSPAPTTPQAPQKEVIKVDVANGNQASTIASLEISRTRGTDGTVKDELLLDQSKTQTIIDQLKQTGSRTAVVLIPDTKDEVSQWDLNLSPQSSAMLAEQGVDLVISNPNVKITIPASSLLGRTDDIYFRLVPVKKETERSEIQTRVQSNETITQVVGTTNIQILGRPMTIETNLQSRPVTLVLPVEASQIAGVNSEELGVYIEHSDGTKELVHGKLVTINNDDQQGIEIQVNKFSTFSVVKVKDWTDNSLKAQPYIQGYADGSFRPERNVTRAEMATLITRITGASTLEASHPFTDVNSSHWADAAISAAAQSSYVQGYTDGSFKPNQAITRAEMAALLQPLVTSDQMKTVPTAFTDVNGHWAQQAVEQLSSAGVVTGYADGTFRPSQPITRAEAVTMLNKLIGLQAATNAAGQWSDVPATHWAYAAIEAASIRQ
- a CDS encoding alpha/beta hydrolase, producing the protein MYSTSQSEAPLQTKVSDLPTSLSPRLIRFKHIIVALLLSVVFFLLFCFIALHGYIAWVLSNPTVAPVFSNPMQARNMKYEDITFPAADGSRTMQGWYIPADKDVNKTIIFSHGYGANREETWVPMYDLAHYAHQLGFNVIMFDYGFASQVNKAVATGGKAESQQLLGAIQTAKQRGAEELVVWGFSMGAGTALQTGLLTEDVDAMILDSTFLLEPDTLYHNIHNQIDLPRQPTLEIMKLLFPVLNGTGLQQIPYQEVKKEDYPFPIFFIHGTEDEKAPYPIAELLAANQTNPNSEEWIVDGSHHELIFREHPKEYLRRVSTFLSHVTKTTSDDLDRY
- a CDS encoding IclR family transcriptional regulator, yielding MEDRKLTVRAVERALDILLCFTTRSDLGLTEIASQIGLHKSTVHRLMATLEERGFVIRDAATEKYRLGIRIWELSAHMSRSDDPAILLLPAMERLRDRLGETVSLYLRDGSERIRIQAVQSDQAIRRVAPVGVRLPLSVGASSKVLMAFATEEDREELMNGPEWPVFIDPKVYLAQMKDILEHGYATSYEEREPGAAAVSVPIMDRKGQIAAALSVSGPVSRLSQETLHEYAPVLKEAAAQMGLMLS